Proteins encoded in a region of the Spiribacter sp. 1M189 genome:
- a CDS encoding carbohydrate ABC transporter permease yields the protein MARRIRGLSDRAIAWIFVAPTIVLLLAVNIFPLIWTIRLSFTNYRANRPNAEVSWVGLRNYERILTDSDVWLTMQATAHFLFWTLFLQVLIGFALAWLINRKFKGNDLWTTVIVLPMMLSPAVVGNFWTLLYQPQIGVFNHVMAFFTGADPQQFSMIGDVNLAPWAIVIVDTWMWTPFIMLICLAGLRSIPDSIYEAAECDRASQWRQFWTITIPMTLPFLMLAVLFRGIENFKMFDLVVQLTGGGPGNVTTLTSIDLKREAFEKWRTGFSSAYAVILFVTVFGLASIYVKALNKVKER from the coding sequence GTGGCGCGACGAATCCGAGGGTTATCCGATAGAGCCATCGCCTGGATCTTTGTCGCGCCAACGATCGTACTGCTACTCGCCGTCAACATATTCCCGCTGATCTGGACGATCCGGCTCAGCTTCACCAACTACCGCGCCAACCGGCCCAATGCCGAGGTCAGCTGGGTGGGGCTGCGTAACTACGAGCGGATCCTCACCGACAGCGACGTCTGGCTGACAATGCAGGCAACCGCCCATTTCCTGTTTTGGACACTGTTCCTGCAGGTGCTGATCGGTTTTGCACTGGCGTGGCTGATCAATCGTAAGTTCAAGGGCAATGACCTCTGGACTACCGTCATCGTGCTCCCGATGATGCTCTCTCCCGCCGTCGTCGGGAATTTCTGGACGCTGCTCTATCAGCCGCAGATCGGTGTCTTCAATCACGTCATGGCGTTTTTCACCGGCGCCGACCCGCAGCAGTTCTCCATGATCGGCGATGTCAATCTCGCCCCCTGGGCCATCGTCATCGTCGACACCTGGATGTGGACGCCCTTCATCATGCTGATCTGCCTCGCGGGGCTGAGATCGATTCCTGATTCGATCTACGAGGCGGCAGAATGTGATCGAGCTTCCCAGTGGCGTCAGTTCTGGACGATCACGATCCCCATGACGCTGCCATTCCTGATGCTGGCCGTACTCTTCCGGGGTATCGAGAACTTCAAGATGTTCGACCTCGTCGTGCAGCTCACCGGCGGCGGCCCGGGCAATGTCACCACCCTCACCTCGATCGATCTCAAGCGCGAGGCGTTCGAGAAGTGGCGAACCGGCTTCTCCTCGGCCTACGCCGTGATCCTTTTCGTGACGGTATTTGGCCTCGCCTCGATCTATGTGAAGGCCCTGAACAAGGTGAAGGAGCGATGA
- a CDS encoding ABC transporter substrate-binding protein codes for MKSAKLLAAAAFTAASGLTVTNAHADDLTLCWAAWDPANALIELSKDFEEQSGHNMSFEFVPWPNFADRMLNELNSGGELCDLMIGDSQWIGLGAEAGHYVKLNEFFNAEGISMDDFIPATVAGYSEWPKGTPNYWALPAFGDVVGWTYRKDWFERPELQAEFQETYGRELDVPATLEELKDIAEFFQGREIDGNTVYGAAIYTERGSEGITMGATNALYNYGFEYGSPDNPYILDGYVNSEGAVEGLEFYKELYDCCTPPGSSNWYMSETIDAFKSGQVALQMNFAFIWPGVHADPNVGAEKAGYFPNPAGPAGQYAQLGGQGISVVSYSDSQDAALEYIKWFAQPEVQTRWWELGGYSALKAVVEDPDFESSQPYAKTFLDSMAIVKDFWAEPAYASLLIPMQERIHNYVVADQGTAQEALDGLVEDWTEVFEDEGKL; via the coding sequence ATGAAAAGCGCCAAGCTATTGGCGGCGGCAGCCTTCACCGCGGCCTCGGGCCTCACCGTGACCAACGCGCATGCCGACGACCTGACTCTCTGCTGGGCCGCCTGGGATCCAGCCAATGCACTCATAGAGCTCTCCAAGGATTTTGAGGAACAGTCCGGGCACAACATGAGCTTCGAGTTCGTGCCGTGGCCGAATTTCGCCGACCGCATGCTCAACGAGCTCAACTCCGGCGGTGAGCTCTGCGACCTGATGATCGGCGATAGTCAGTGGATTGGACTCGGTGCGGAGGCCGGCCACTACGTGAAGCTGAATGAATTCTTCAACGCTGAAGGCATCTCGATGGATGACTTCATTCCGGCGACCGTGGCCGGTTACTCGGAGTGGCCGAAGGGCACCCCGAATTACTGGGCGTTGCCGGCATTCGGTGACGTGGTTGGCTGGACCTACCGCAAGGACTGGTTCGAGCGTCCCGAACTTCAGGCGGAATTCCAGGAGACCTATGGCCGTGAGCTCGACGTCCCCGCGACACTCGAGGAGCTGAAGGACATTGCGGAGTTCTTCCAGGGCCGCGAAATCGACGGCAACACGGTCTACGGCGCGGCGATCTATACTGAACGCGGCTCCGAAGGGATCACCATGGGCGCGACCAATGCGCTCTACAACTACGGCTTCGAGTACGGCAGCCCGGATAACCCCTATATTCTCGATGGATATGTGAACTCGGAGGGTGCCGTCGAGGGCCTGGAGTTCTACAAAGAACTCTACGACTGCTGCACACCGCCGGGATCCTCAAACTGGTACATGTCCGAGACGATCGACGCATTCAAGTCGGGGCAGGTCGCGCTACAGATGAACTTTGCCTTCATCTGGCCCGGCGTGCACGCCGATCCGAATGTCGGGGCTGAAAAGGCCGGCTACTTCCCGAACCCGGCGGGTCCGGCAGGCCAGTATGCCCAGCTCGGCGGCCAGGGGATCTCCGTAGTGTCCTACTCCGACAGTCAGGACGCGGCGCTGGAGTACATCAAGTGGTTCGCCCAGCCTGAGGTGCAGACACGCTGGTGGGAGCTGGGTGGCTACTCGGCACTGAAGGCCGTGGTGGAAGATCCGGATTTCGAATCGAGCCAGCCTTATGCCAAGACCTTCCTCGACTCCATGGCGATCGTGAAGGACTTCTGGGCTGAACCCGCCTACGCGTCCCTGCTGATCCCCATGCAGGAGCGCATCCACAACTACGTGGTGGCGGATCAGGGTACCGCTCAAGAGGCGCTTGACGGCCTCGTGGAAGACTGGACCGAGGTCTTCGAGGACGAGGGCAAGCTCTAA
- a CDS encoding LacI family DNA-binding transcriptional regulator, which produces MSRPTVHDIAEEAGVSLATVDRVLNERPGVRRKTMDKVFAAADRLGYVRDTSAANLAKQRQYRFAFILPDGPSQFVEALESTLNEASSYHVAERTVVETLRVPQRDPHAIVRTLQGLGTEKLDGIALMVPETPQVRDAVARLKDAGLAIVALVSDLPNSRRDYFLGVNSVAAGRTAAQLMGRFAQKPGEILVVTNSIHSRDSLERRVGFDEVIAAEFPHLTVLPSVEAYDDPVRMGRILEQVFNSREQLAGIYSVGSGNSALLDHLRRHERQSDLHVIAHELTPATYRALSNDEIAAVIAHNVGHLIRGALRVLRALCDDLLIYEAQEQARIEIFLRENLP; this is translated from the coding sequence TTGAGCCGACCCACAGTTCATGACATCGCAGAGGAAGCAGGTGTCAGCCTGGCGACCGTCGATCGCGTACTGAACGAGCGCCCTGGCGTGCGCCGGAAGACCATGGACAAGGTATTCGCGGCGGCAGATCGGCTCGGCTATGTGCGAGACACCTCAGCCGCCAACCTTGCGAAACAAAGACAGTACCGATTCGCATTCATCCTGCCAGACGGGCCGAGCCAGTTCGTCGAGGCGCTCGAATCCACTCTCAACGAGGCCTCCTCTTACCACGTTGCCGAGCGCACTGTGGTCGAGACCCTCCGCGTTCCCCAACGTGATCCACACGCCATTGTGAGGACATTGCAGGGCCTCGGGACAGAAAAACTCGATGGCATCGCGTTAATGGTGCCGGAGACGCCCCAGGTCCGTGATGCTGTTGCCCGTCTCAAGGACGCCGGCCTTGCCATTGTCGCGCTGGTCTCGGACCTTCCGAATTCCCGCCGCGACTACTTCCTCGGCGTCAATAGTGTTGCCGCAGGGCGGACGGCGGCACAACTCATGGGCCGGTTCGCACAAAAACCCGGTGAAATCCTGGTGGTGACAAATTCGATTCACTCCAGGGACAGCCTCGAGCGGCGGGTCGGCTTCGACGAAGTCATTGCAGCGGAATTCCCGCATCTCACCGTGCTGCCGTCGGTGGAGGCCTATGACGATCCCGTCCGAATGGGCCGCATCCTTGAGCAGGTTTTTAACAGCCGGGAACAGCTTGCCGGCATCTACTCCGTTGGCTCGGGCAACTCCGCCCTGCTTGATCACCTGCGCCGGCATGAACGACAGAGCGACCTCCACGTGATTGCCCACGAGCTCACGCCCGCCACCTACCGGGCGCTGTCGAACGATGAGATTGCCGCGGTTATCGCGCACAACGTTGGCCATCTGATTCGCGGCGCCCTGCGTGTCTTGCGCGCACTCTGCGACGACCTGCTGATCTATGAAGCCCAGGAGCAGGCACGCATCGAGATCTTCCTGCGCGAAAACCTTCCCTGA